DNA sequence from the Pedobacter sp. W3I1 genome:
TTCATCTACGCTTCAAACCAAATTTGATGCTTTAAAAAAGGCTCAACCTCAATGGGCGAGCAAAACCCTTAGCGAAAGAATTTCTGTTATTATCCAGTTTAGTGATTTACTGGAGATTGAAATAGAAGAACTGGCCGCTGTGCTAACCAGCGAAGTAGGCAAGCCATTGCAACAATCGCGCAATGAAATTAATGGCGCAAGAGCCCGTATCAAATGGATGTTGGCCAATACTGAAAAATACCTGGCAGATGAAGTGATGGTTGATGAGCCAGGCTTAAAAGAAGTAATTAAATATGAACCACTAGGTGTAGTGTGCAATATCTCTGCCTGGAATTATCCTTATCTTGTTGGGTTAAATGTTTTTATTCCGGCCTTATTAAGTGGCAATGCTGTGTTATATAAACCATCAGAATACGCCACTTTAACCGGAATACAGATTGAAAAACTATTAAAAAAAGCAGGGGTACCCGACAATGTTTTTCAAATTGCCGTTGGTGCAAAAGAAACTGGAGCAGCATTATTAGAAATGGACTTTGATGGTTATTTCTTCACCGGCTCCTACAAAACAGGGAAATTGATCTACGAAAAAGTGGCGTCAAAAATGGTTCCCTGCCAATTGGAATTAGGCGGAAAAGATCCATTGTACATAGCTGAAGATGTAACCGATGTTACCTCCGCTGCTATTGGCACAGCCGATGGTGCCTTTTACAATAATGGACAAAGTTGCTGCGCTGTAGAACGTATTTATGTACATGAGAAAAATTACAATGACTATTTGAATGCTTTCGTTACTGAGGTTAAAAGCTGGAAAACCGGCCTTCCCACAACCGATGGTGTGTACATTGGTGCATTAACACGAAAAGAACAGATTTCGGTATTAGAAAATCAGGTTAAAGATGCCTTAAGTAAAGGCGCAAAATTATTAACTGGTGGTAAAGCCATTGAGGGAAAAGGTTATTATTTTGAACCAACCGTTTTAACCGATGTTACTAACGATATGCTGGTGATGCAGGAAGAAAGTTTTGGACCGATTATCGGTATTATGAAGGTGAAAGATGATAATGAGGCCTTAAATATGATGAAAGATACCGCTTATGGATTAACCGCATCGGTTTATACCGCCAGCCAGGCAAAGGCTGAAAAAATATTGGCCCAGTTAGATGCTGGTTCGGGTTATTGGAATTGCTGCGACAGGGTAAGCGCAGCACTGCCCTGGAGCGGAAGAAAGCATTCGGGTATTGGCGCTACCTTATCCCATCAGGGATTAAGAGCCTTTACCAAACCAAAAGCGTATCATTTAAGGGGATAATAAAATGAGAAACGACAGCGATAATCAACTTATTGAAGGCGAAATTGCCGATTATTTATTAACTGATGATGGGATCCTGATTTCTTACAGTAAAAGCATTTTACGTACGGTAGAAAATATTTCGGCCAATGTTGCACTGGTGAAGGAAATCACCAATAACAAGAGGGTTCCATTGTTAATTTACTTAAAAAATTCCCCTGTTCCGGACAAAGAAACACGAAAATTTTCTACAAAGCAGCTACCTCAAATTTATACGGCTATGGCAATGGTTTCGAAACCTGGCTTAGCTCAATTGATTATGAAGATCCTGTTTAAGTTTCAAAACCCTCCTATCCCAATTAAATCATTTACTGATGATGAAAAAGCCAGGGCATGGTTAAGGCAATTTTTGTAAACTAAACTTCAACAGTGTAATTTGCTTTGATCCCGATAACCTTAAAAGAAGAAAACACAATGATCCCCTTAGAAGACATCCGCAAAAACTATGAAAAGTATGATGATACTACAATTCTAAAAATTATTTCAGAGGCTAAAGGGTTACGAAAAGAAGTTGTATCCTTATTGAACGATGAAATCATAAAAAGGAATTTAGGTACAGAATTGATCAAATTTGTAGCAGAGGAAACTAACTTTTACGAGGGAATCGAAAGGACGAACTTAATTAACGAGATCAAGAATTCTGTTTGTACCCATTGTAACAATGAAAACGAATTATATGGCTATACCTTTAATACGATAATATCCTATCTGATTTGGTATAATCATGAACAAAAACTTCAGATCATATGTTCAACATGTGCAAAAAGTTTCCGTTTAAAGAGTATGCTCACCACACTTGCATTAGGCTGGTGGTCGAGGCCAGGGCTTTTTGGTACACCTGCCACACTTATTTCAGATCTCATAGAAATCTTCAGAAAGGAAAAGTACAGCCAGCAGGTAATCGACTATTTCATTCATGAAAATACTGGAAAAATCAGACGTATGGAAAAAGGAAAAGGTACGTTAACAACTCTTATTAAGAAATTTAACAAAAAAAAGGTAGAAGCAGAAGACTAAAATTTGTTATTCAATATTAATAATTAATGCATGATCGCTCCAGATAACAATCAGAAGAATTGGTTAATTAAACAGACCTACTTTGATCGAAAGCCTAAAAATTTATCATTTACGCCACAATCAATACTATTTGGTAGTCAAAAATTATCAGTCCCTACAATAACTGATTTATCTAAAGAAGAGCCGTTAGCATACCGTTTTGGTATTAAATGGATTAGAGGATTTGAATTTATCGTAGGAAGAAAGTATCAATTATTGATTAAGAACAGCGATGGGGAAATGATCAAAATAAGTTTCGGTTCTTATTATGGCATCAATAAAGTCCATTTGTATAATCAATATGCCGAAATATTAAATCAATTATGGGAAAGCTATTTCGATGGGTTAGTAGACCATTATTTAGCACTGTTTAGTCAAAAAACACCATTCATTTTGGCAAATGTGACTTTCGAGGAATCTGGCATCAAAATTAAATCCGCAAAATTTATTAAGGAAGAAGAAAAATCGTTGCTTTGGCCTGATGTAGGCACCAAAAATTACCGCACTTATTTTGCCATCTTTTCAAAACAAAACCCATCAAATATCAATAAAGGATATAGTTATTTAGATGATTGGAATACAGGAGTTTTATACAGTGTTATTGAAACGATATTAAAAGGATTTGAGGCAAAATAGTCTCAAAAAGGAACCAATAAACAACACTATTTATTCTAAAAGATTCTTCACTGCGTTCAGAATGACAAAAACATTTACGTGTCTTCACGAACCACCGTAAACTTAGCTCATCACCTAGCAATACAACCCATTTGTGGTTAAGTCTTCGACTCCGCTCATACTGACGAATATTTAGTTTTGCACATTTCCTTCCACACAAATACCTCCTATTAAAATCTTTTTTAATAAATTGCGGATTATACTTATTCGGTTAACCCGCTTTAATTATTTTAATGAAAAAATTATTCCTGATTATCTCCTGCTGTTTTTTTGCAGCCAATACCTTCGCTCAATCTATTGTTACAGAAACTGAAATCGGCGATTCCGAAAGCGCAGTTGTGCAAACACCCATTGCCATCATCCCCGAGCCTGTATCCTTAATGAAAAAGGCAGGTACTTTTACCTTGCCAGAAAATGTAACCATCCAGACTGTTAAGAGTGGAGAATTAAAACAATCTATCACTTACCTTTCTGATCGGATTAGCATGGCAACAGGTAAATTTGTAAGCACCGTAAGTAATTCAAGTCACCCAACTATTAAACTGATCTTAAACACCCAGGAAGATACTCAACTAGGTAAAGAAGGTTACAGACTAAATGTTAATCCCACTCAGGTTGTAATTACAGCTAACCAGCCTGCAGGGATTTTTTATGGCGTTCAGTCATTGCTTCAACTTTTCCCAGCCGAAATAGAAAGCAAGGAACTGGTAAATGATATTAAATGGAAGGCACCTTGTGTTGATGTGGTAGATTATCCGAAATTAGGATGGAGAGGTTTAATGTTTGATGTAGCCCGTCATTTTTTTACTAAGCAAGAAGTAAAGCAGTTTATTGACGATATGGTCCGTTATAAATTCAATCTGTTGCATTTACATCTCGCAGATGATGAAGGCTGGAGAATCGAAATTAAAGGCTTGCCTAAATTAACCGAAGTAGGTGCATGGAGTGTTAAAAAAACTGGGACTTTTGGCGATTTTACCCCGCCTACTCCTGATGAACCCCGTACTTATGGGGGTTTTTATACACAAGAAGATATTAAAGAACTTGTGCAGTATGCACAGGACCGCTTTGTAAACATATTACCAGAAATCGATGTTCCGGGGCATAGTTTAGCTATTATCGCTTCTTACCCTGAATTATCCTGCACACCCGATGCGGTTAATTATAAAGTACGCTCAGGCGAAAAAATTATGGATTGGAGCCGTGGTGCCCCGCCAACAGCTTTGCTTGATAATACGCTTTGCCCGGCAAACGAGAAAGTTTATGTCTTTTTAGATTCGGTACTTACCCAGGTAGCGAAACTTTTTCCTTTCGAGTACATCCACATGGGTGGCGACGAAGCCCCTCATAATTTCTGGGAAAAGAACGATCAGGTTAAAGCTTTAATGCAACGCGAAGGTTTAAAAACCATTCCTCAGGTGCAGGCCTATTTTGAAAAACGTGTTGAACAAATCGTGATTTCGAAAGGTAAAAAGTTTATGGGTTGGGACGAAATTCTTGAGGGTGGTGTATCGCCAACCGCAGCCGTAATGAGCTGGAGAGGAATGAAATATGGCATCCAGGCAGCTAACGAAAAACACAATGTGGTAATGAGTCCGACTGATTTCGCCTACTTGGATTATATGCAGGCTGACCCCATCACCGAACCTAAAGTTTACGCATCGCTAAGATTAAATAAAGCCTATCAGTTTAACCCGATACCTGCAGGCGTAAATGCGCAATATATTATCGGTGCACAGGCCAACCTTTGGACAGAACAGGTATTTACTTTTCGCCAGGTAGAATATATGCTTTGGCCACGTGCGTTTGCCATTGCAGAATCGATCTGGAGTCCCATTGAAAAGAAAAACTGGACAAATTTTGTTGACCGTACACAACAACACTTCAAACGGTTAGATTTAGCAGAGATTAAATACTCACCTGCTATTTACGATCCGATTTTTACGGTAAAACGCAGTGCTGATAAACAGTTAATGATCGAATTAACTCCAGAAATAGATGGTTTGGATATCTACTATAGCTTCGACAACTCTACTCCTGATCGCTTTTACCCGAAATACACAGCCGCACTACAGGTACCAAAAGATGCCAGTATGTTACGTGTAATTACTTATCGTGGGAAACAACCGATTGGAAGATTGATCAGTATGCCTGTTGCTGACCTGCAGAAAAGAGCAAGATAAAATGACGGGAGAGAAAAGTTTAGCAAAACTGCTAAAAACAATGAAACCAGTGCATAACCCTGGCGAATTTGTATTCTGTAGGGTTGAACATCCAAACACAATAGATATCAACCTGGCGATTTGTTTATTCAAAGAACAAGAAGCAACCACGGTGGTCTTAAAAAAAGAAATTGCAGATCATTTGGGTCTTGAATATACTTTTATCGCTTCTTGGATCACATTAACCGTACACTCTTCTTTAGAAGCCGTAGGTTTAACAGCAGCATTTTCAGTTGCCCTAGCCGAAAAAGGCATAAGCTGCAATGTAATCGCGGGCTATTATCACGACCATATATTTGTGAATGTGAAAGATAACGGGGCAGCGATGAATATTTTAGAACAACTCTCCAAATAATGGGTAAAGAAATAGAACGTAAGTTTTTGATCGATCAGCAAAAGTGGAATAACCTGAGCAAACCGGAAGGAAAACTTTTTAGACAAGGTTATTTACTTACAGACAAAGATAAAACCATACGTGTAAGAGCAACAGCAACCAAAGGCTTTTTAACCATAAAAGGTCAAACGATTGGTGCCACACGGATGGAGTACGAATATGAAATCCCGGGTTGACGAAGCCACAGAATTATTAGATAATTTCTCCTTATCCGAGCTTTCGAAAACACGCTATGAAATTACAGTTAGCGGTAAGGTTTGGGAGATAGATGTATTTTTAGGTGACAATAAAGGCTTAATCGTTGCCGAAATTGAGCTTGAAAGCGAAGACGAGGTTTTCGATTTGCCAGATTGGGTAACCACAGAAGTTACCAAAGAAGAAAAGTATTATAACTCCAATTTAACGGTTAAGCCTTTTAAAGATTGGGTTTAGATTTATAAAGAGACCTTATAGGTTTCGAAAACCTATAAGGTCTAAAATTATTCTATTTAGCCAAGGGCGTTGTTACGCCAGGCTTAATAATACCTTTCAGTTCTACATCAAAAACCAAGGGTGTAAATGGATTAATTGGTCCACCTCCGTTTTCGCCGAAACCCAGTTTCGATGGCAAAATCATTTTAATCTTACCACCAACGCCAATCAGCTGAATTCCCTGAATAACCCCTTGTGGCAATTGGCCTAATGGTAAGCTGCGCGGTACATATTGAACGCTTTCAGAGAAAATTCCAGCCTCTTTTGCAATTTTAGCATTTGAAGTATCAAAAACATTCAATGTTCCATTCGATTTTTTATTGGTAAACTGGCCTGTGTAGTCCATTAATACCGTATCGGTTAAAGTTGCTCTTTCTGAGTTGCCTGGGGCATAAATTACATACTGCAGTCCAGATGGCGCTGTAGTTACCTTTAAATCATTCTCGGCAACGTATTTTGCAATTTTAGCAGGTTCTACTACTTTATTTTTTTCATTTAGTGCTTTGTATTCCGATTCAAAAAAAAGACGTTTCTTCGCTTCGAAAATAGAATCGGGATCTTTCCCTTTATGCAACACTTTCTCAATTTTAATGGTGAAAGAAGCAATATTTGATTTTAATCCTTTTGGTTTAGGCTGACCTGAATATTTCTCCATCGAATCCAGGTTCAACTTAAAAACAGCGCTATCTCCTTCACCAAGCAATTTTAAACCAGAGGCTAAATCGCCTTTAAACATCGATTTGCTAATGGCAAAGAAAGCCGGACGTTCATTATCATAGGTATTTACCATTACCGAATCGGGGTTGGTATTGGTTTCTACCGTTTGAACACCGTTTAACTTTACATAATCGCCATCCTGAATTTTCGGCTTACCATCACTTTTATAGATCTTGTAAGTCATATCTCCTTCACCCTTTTCGAATTTGTTACAGGCAGACAGGCCTAATGCCGCTGCCAAGAGTATAATAGTTCCCTTTTTCATTTAGTTTATTTATTAAAAACAGTTTACAGATCCTATTTCAAAATGCTTACTGTTTTATTAGATCACTACAAAGATAGGTTATAAAAGTTTTTATAAATCTTTGAAACGCTTTATTTCTCGGCCCAGTATCAAAAAAAGATGGGCAAAAAAAGAGGCTCCACTGTATCATAAATATAGAATTGTCATCCTGAGTCTGTCGAAGGACTGTTTAAATATCTCGAAAGGCGTTTCGACAAGCTCAACGTGACAAATTGAATGGAATTACAGCTTATGATACAGCCAAAAAAAAATCCTGCCTAAATAATAAGCAGGATTTTAAAATATCTTAAGAAATTATTTTTTAACTACCGGCGCAGGCATTTGTACTGGAGCTGCTGCAGCTGGTTTTCCTTTGATAATATCTTTGATTTCTAAATCGAAAGCAATTGGACTGAACGGCATGATACCCACTTGTGGTGCGCCTTGCTCGCCGTAACCTAAGTTAGAAGGGATAATCACTTTAATTTTACCACCTTTACCAATTAACTGTAAAGCTTCAGTAAATCCTGGGATTGTACCGCCAACTGGCATTTTTTGCGGGCCGTAAGGTTTACCTGGTTTAAATTCGTTTTCTGCTTTAGCCAGTTTCTCATCACTTGTATCGAAGATTTTGTATTTACCATCTTTACCTTTTTTAGTTACTCTACCAGTATAATCAATTAGTACGGTATCGCCTAAAGCAGGTTTTTCTGCACTACCTGGTTTTTCAATGATGTAGTGTAAACCACTTGCAGTAGTTTTGGTTGCTAATTTAGTATCTTCTAAATAGCTTTTCAATTTTGCAGGTTCAGCAGCTTTTCTTTTTTCTGAAGCAGCTTTGTAATCAGCCTGGAAAAACTCTGTGGCTCTTTTATTAAAGGTAGAATCAGCTTCGCCAGTTTTTTTCTTGAACACTTTTTCAATTTTAACCGTAAAAGTAATGTATTTATCATTTTTAAACTGCTCTGGTTTAGGTTGTTTACTATGAAGTGCCATAGTATCTAAGTTTACTTTAAAAGTAGCGCTATCGCCTTCTCCAAACAATGTTAAAACATCGTTCATATCACCAGCATACATTTTTTTCTGAGCAGGAAATACTGCAGGAGTTTCGCTATCGAAAGTGCTTGATAAAACTGAATCCTTATCGTTTTTCTGGATAAAATTCATTTTAACGATATCGCCTTCTTTGATTTTCTCGTTACCTGCCGAGTGGTGAATGGTATACAATAACCCACCGGCTCCCTTTTTCTCTTTGTTACATGCCGCTAAACCTAAGGTGGCTGCTGCTAGAATAATAATTCCTTTTTTCATTTATTTAATTTTGACTTTTTTAAGTTTATTGTTTTATTTCTTGTGTTTAAGCAATCAATTGTTCTTTGTATTCTGCTAATATCGTTTTAAATTCGTTTACTACATCAGCTAAAGGTTTTTCTGCTGCACCACCTGCCGCATTTCTATGGCCACCGCCATTAAAATACTTTTTACAGATTTCGTTGGCCGGAAAATCGCCTGTAGACCTCACAGATAATTTAACCTTATCCGTACGTTCAACAATTAATGCGGCTAAACGGATACCGTTAATTGATAATGCATAGTTTACCACACCCTCTGTATCACCGGTTGCGCTATGGTATTGTGCCAGTTCTTCTTTTGTAACCGAAATAATGGCGGTATTGTATTCTCTTATTACTTCTAACTTGTTTGACAGGCAATAACCCAAAAAGCGTAAACGATTTTCGCTCGCATTATCGTATACCAGTTGGTGGATTTTCGAATGCTCCGCACCAAGATCTATCAGATCGGCAGCAATACGATAAACGTCGGCTGTTGCTGATGGAAAGCGGAAAGATCCGGAATCCGTCATGATACCAGTATACAAACAAGCGGCAACATCTTTATTGATCCCCGCTTTATCTTCCAATTGGTTAACAATAAAATCGTAAACCAACTGCGCAGCAGCACAGGCATTGATATCCCAATGGCGGTAATCATCAAAATCTTCAGGTTCGAGGTGATGATCGATCATGATCTTTTTAGCACCTGCAGCCCTAACCAATTCGCCTAATTCATTAATGCGGCTAAGGGTATTAAAATCAAGACAAAAAATGAGCGAAGCTTCATCCACTAACCTGGCTGCTTCTTCTTGTTGCTCAGTAAAAATAATTACATCGCCATTATTTGGCATCCAATGCAAAAAAGTTGGGT
Encoded proteins:
- a CDS encoding aldehyde dehydrogenase family protein — protein: MQIINPATAEIITSLAEDNSSTLQTKFDALKKAQPQWASKTLSERISVIIQFSDLLEIEIEELAAVLTSEVGKPLQQSRNEINGARARIKWMLANTEKYLADEVMVDEPGLKEVIKYEPLGVVCNISAWNYPYLVGLNVFIPALLSGNAVLYKPSEYATLTGIQIEKLLKKAGVPDNVFQIAVGAKETGAALLEMDFDGYFFTGSYKTGKLIYEKVASKMVPCQLELGGKDPLYIAEDVTDVTSAAIGTADGAFYNNGQSCCAVERIYVHEKNYNDYLNAFVTEVKSWKTGLPTTDGVYIGALTRKEQISVLENQVKDALSKGAKLLTGGKAIEGKGYYFEPTVLTDVTNDMLVMQEESFGPIIGIMKVKDDNEALNMMKDTAYGLTASVYTASQAKAEKILAQLDAGSGYWNCCDRVSAALPWSGRKHSGIGATLSHQGLRAFTKPKAYHLRG
- a CDS encoding STAS/SEC14 domain-containing protein, translating into MRNDSDNQLIEGEIADYLLTDDGILISYSKSILRTVENISANVALVKEITNNKRVPLLIYLKNSPVPDKETRKFSTKQLPQIYTAMAMVSKPGLAQLIMKILFKFQNPPIPIKSFTDDEKARAWLRQFL
- a CDS encoding beta-N-acetylhexosaminidase, yielding MKKLFLIISCCFFAANTFAQSIVTETEIGDSESAVVQTPIAIIPEPVSLMKKAGTFTLPENVTIQTVKSGELKQSITYLSDRISMATGKFVSTVSNSSHPTIKLILNTQEDTQLGKEGYRLNVNPTQVVITANQPAGIFYGVQSLLQLFPAEIESKELVNDIKWKAPCVDVVDYPKLGWRGLMFDVARHFFTKQEVKQFIDDMVRYKFNLLHLHLADDEGWRIEIKGLPKLTEVGAWSVKKTGTFGDFTPPTPDEPRTYGGFYTQEDIKELVQYAQDRFVNILPEIDVPGHSLAIIASYPELSCTPDAVNYKVRSGEKIMDWSRGAPPTALLDNTLCPANEKVYVFLDSVLTQVAKLFPFEYIHMGGDEAPHNFWEKNDQVKALMQREGLKTIPQVQAYFEKRVEQIVISKGKKFMGWDEILEGGVSPTAAVMSWRGMKYGIQAANEKHNVVMSPTDFAYLDYMQADPITEPKVYASLRLNKAYQFNPIPAGVNAQYIIGAQANLWTEQVFTFRQVEYMLWPRAFAIAESIWSPIEKKNWTNFVDRTQQHFKRLDLAEIKYSPAIYDPIFTVKRSADKQLMIELTPEIDGLDIYYSFDNSTPDRFYPKYTAALQVPKDASMLRVITYRGKQPIGRLISMPVADLQKRAR
- a CDS encoding ACT domain-containing protein — protein: MTGEKSLAKLLKTMKPVHNPGEFVFCRVEHPNTIDINLAICLFKEQEATTVVLKKEIADHLGLEYTFIASWITLTVHSSLEAVGLTAAFSVALAEKGISCNVIAGYYHDHIFVNVKDNGAAMNILEQLSK
- a CDS encoding CYTH domain-containing protein; this translates as MGKEIERKFLIDQQKWNNLSKPEGKLFRQGYLLTDKDKTIRVRATATKGFLTIKGQTIGATRMEYEYEIPG
- a CDS encoding FKBP-type peptidyl-prolyl cis-trans isomerase, which encodes MKKGTIILLAAALGLSACNKFEKGEGDMTYKIYKSDGKPKIQDGDYVKLNGVQTVETNTNPDSVMVNTYDNERPAFFAISKSMFKGDLASGLKLLGEGDSAVFKLNLDSMEKYSGQPKPKGLKSNIASFTIKIEKVLHKGKDPDSIFEAKKRLFFESEYKALNEKNKVVEPAKIAKYVAENDLKVTTAPSGLQYVIYAPGNSERATLTDTVLMDYTGQFTNKKSNGTLNVFDTSNAKIAKEAGIFSESVQYVPRSLPLGQLPQGVIQGIQLIGVGGKIKMILPSKLGFGENGGGPINPFTPLVFDVELKGIIKPGVTTPLAK
- a CDS encoding FKBP-type peptidyl-prolyl cis-trans isomerase, which produces MKKGIIILAAATLGLAACNKEKKGAGGLLYTIHHSAGNEKIKEGDIVKMNFIQKNDKDSVLSSTFDSETPAVFPAQKKMYAGDMNDVLTLFGEGDSATFKVNLDTMALHSKQPKPEQFKNDKYITFTVKIEKVFKKKTGEADSTFNKRATEFFQADYKAASEKRKAAEPAKLKSYLEDTKLATKTTASGLHYIIEKPGSAEKPALGDTVLIDYTGRVTKKGKDGKYKIFDTSDEKLAKAENEFKPGKPYGPQKMPVGGTIPGFTEALQLIGKGGKIKVIIPSNLGYGEQGAPQVGIMPFSPIAFDLEIKDIIKGKPAAAAPVQMPAPVVKK
- a CDS encoding bifunctional oligoribonuclease/PAP phosphatase NrnA, which produces MLTLTELKTLLATPQRIVITTHHKPDGDAMGSSLGLYGYLIQKGHHVKVITPTDYPTFLHWMPNNGDVIIFTEQQEEAARLVDEASLIFCLDFNTLSRINELGELVRAAGAKKIMIDHHLEPEDFDDYRHWDINACAAAQLVYDFIVNQLEDKAGINKDVAACLYTGIMTDSGSFRFPSATADVYRIAADLIDLGAEHSKIHQLVYDNASENRLRFLGYCLSNKLEVIREYNTAIISVTKEELAQYHSATGDTEGVVNYALSINGIRLAALIVERTDKVKLSVRSTGDFPANEICKKYFNGGGHRNAAGGAAEKPLADVVNEFKTILAEYKEQLIA